The Chloroflexus aggregans DSM 9485 genome segment GCCGGCGATAGGTAATTCCGGTTGCCAGACTGCGACGCGCGGTGCAGCGAAATCACTCATCCGCCACGGACGCAATGTGCTAACTGCCAATTGTGACGGAGCAAACTGCGCGCTCCCGCCGTAGCCCATTGCTATTGTTTGCCATTCACCACTCGTGCGAAAACCAGGATCGCCGTCATCAACGACGATCACGTTTGGCGGCGGCGGTCCACAGGGCGAGGGCATATCAGCCCATAGCCAAACGCTGATCTGACCCACCGGATTCACAGCCCACGGATCAGGATCGGCACCGCACCAACCGTATGGATCGACATCACGGCCTAGATACTGAACCTGAAAGTGCAGATGCGCACCACGCGCACAACCGGTATCGCCGGCAATACCGATCACCGCGCCACGTTCCACGACATCACCGGACGTCACAAAGACGCGATCCAGATGCCAATACAGAGTTCGGTACCCGTTACCGTGCTCAATAATCACCGCACCCGCCGGTGTTGCACACCCATCATCGGAATAGCCGGCAAAGACAACCCGACCAGGTGCAGCGGCCAGTACCCGATCGGGCGGTCCCATAGCATAATCCCAACCGGTATGTCCATCGTAGGCAAACGCACGATCGGTTTCGGCCCGGCCCCAGTAGGTATGCAACGAACCGTTGGCCCGCAAAAATGGACTATCGTGGTCGAAAAACGAGGTCACAGGCACGTTGTGTTCTGCCGGACGCGAGAGAAACGGTACCGCCGGCGGTGGCCAGTCGAGCGGGGCAAGACGCGGATCAAGATCAAACAGGCGCTGATAGGTCGGGGCTACCGCCCAGAGTAACCCATCGATCTGATCCGGAGTAGTCGTCGGGGCGAGCGCTCGACTGAGCACATACCGACTAAGATCGGTTGGCGCTCCGATCTGACTCCCATCAGCAAAGGTCAACGGTGGTAACTCGGTCGGACCAAGCAGAGCGTAATCACGCAAAGCTGCCCGCAGCTCGCGGGTCAGCCAGCGTAACTGGTTAAACAACCCTCGCCGGTTGCCGTTATCGCCGCGAAAGCCGGCAGCCCACGCCAACTGCCCGTCACTCGGATTAGGAGTACTAAGCAGACCACTCTGTAGTTCCATCAGGCTAAGCAACAGACGGGGGCTGATACTGTACAAATTGCTCAACACGACCAACACATCGGTAAACGAATGGCTGCGCCCACCGACCACCGTGCGGATGGTAGCCAGCGGACTATTACGTGCTTCTAGAAACGCTTGAATCTCAGGCCCACTAAATTGGTAATCGTAACTGAGCCGTTGGGGATCGAACAAAGGATGGACGGCAGGGGCAGGTGTGGGGGTCGCAACCGGTGGCTGGGTTGGTGTGATCGTTGGGAAGACGGTGGGGAGTGATGTGGGTAGCACAGTCGCAGTTGCCGGTTGGGAGCCGATGACCGTCGGGGTTAGCGGCAGTGGTGACGGAGTCACCGGCGGTAACGGGGCCGTGCAGGCAGTCAGGCAGATCAGTGCGATCAGCAACAAGCGATGCATAGTGCGATAAAGATAGCCGAAAGTGAGGGAACGGTCAAGTGCGGGAGCGAGAGTGTAACACCGGCTATCGATACAATCGGCGGTACATCACTTACAGGACAGGCGCGCGAAAGCCCACACCCTTTAGGGGTGGGATGAAGCGCGATACTGATGTGTAGATACACATTGCACACCCACACAACATCATCTACACAATCTATGATATCCTGTTGCTATGAAACAGATGGACCACTCCAACGATACGTGCGTGTCGCTCATCAACTCCCACCTGGTCTGGTGCCCCAAGCGGCGACGGAAGATGGTAGGTGGCCGCCTAAAAACACGTTTAGAAGACCTGATTCGTGAGACGGCGCCAGAGCTGGAGTGTGCGATGGTGGCGCTTGAAATCATGCCTGACCATCTCCCTCCGGTTGTTTCGGCAACGCCGCACTGGGTACCCAACCACATCGTTGGGCGGTTCAAGGGCAAAACCAGCCGCATCGTGCGACAGGAGTTTCCTTTCCTGCAACGCATGCCGTCCTTGGGGTCTCGTTCGTATGTCTGGTCAACGACCGGACACGTTTCCGCCGATACCATCCGGCGGTATAGCGAAGCGCAGCGCACACGCGGATGAAGACGTTTTTCTCCAAGTTACGTCCGACACTTGCTCAAGGAGCGTGTCTTTCTGAGACGGTCGAAACCTGCCGCCAACGCTACAACCACGCTCTGAGCGAGCGCAAGACTGCCTATCGGGAACGTGGCGAGTCCATCGGCTTTGTGCGCCAATGCGCCAGCCTGCCTATGCTGAAACGGGAGGTGCCGTATCTGCAGCGTGTCCACTCCCAAGTGGTACAGGATGTCGTGCGTCGAGGAGACCGCGCGTTTCAAGCGTTCGTTCGGCGGGTGAACGCCGGTGAAAAGGCGGGGTATCCGCGCTGCAAAGGGCGGGGCCGGTACGATAGCTTCACCTATCCCCGGTGAGGCAACGGCGTCAAGCGGGAGCAGGGACGGCTCGTCCTCTCCAAAATCGGCGCTATTCGGCTGCACAACGATCGCCCGGTTGAGGGCACGCCAAACATCTGTATCATCGTTCGCAACGCGGATGGATGGTATGCACACATCGTGTGTGACGTTGCACCGTCGCCACTCCCGCCAACCGGTAAGTCGGTAGGGATTGATGTTGGGCTTGAGTCGTTTGCAACGCTGTCGAACGGCGTACAGATTGCCAACCCACGCCACTATCGCGCCGCCGAACGCACGCTGAAACAGGCGCAACGACGGCTCGCTCGTCGCGTGAAGGGTAGCAATCGCTCCCGTAAGGCACGCACGTTGCTTGCGAACGCTCACCTGAAGGTCAAGCGGGCGCGATGGGATTTCGCCCACACAATCGCCCGCGCACCGGTCAATGAGGATGACCATATTGTGGTTGAGAAACTGAACATTCGGGGGATGGTACGGAACCGTCCCCTTGCCAAATCGATCTCCGACGCCGGATGGGGTATCGTTCTGAATATCCTGCTCGCCAAGGCTGCACGTGCTGGGCGAGTCGTGGTGGCAGTCAACCCTGCCGGAACGTCGCACATATGCGCGCGCTGTGGCGAGTCCGTTCCCAAACGGCTTGCCGTTCGCTGGCACTCCTGCCCGTATTGTGGTTGTGCGTTGCACCGCGATCATAATGCTGCGCTTAACATCCTAAAGAAGGGCGGGGGCACCGCCTTCGGGGAGGCTCAGCCGTTGGGCGGGCCGCAGAACCGAGAACCCCACAGGCTTTAGCCGTGGGAGTGTCAGAAGACACAGCCGGACCGTGGGCATACCGATAAAAAAGGAGGGGCTTACTCTAGCACCTCCTCCACAGCAAAAACCACGGACGAAATAACGTAAGTGAACTCCTAAACGGATTAAAGCGAAGCAACTACCGATTGGTGTTCACCGCAACTCGAACACCTCTTTATCAACCGGCTCAATCTCAACCGGATAATGGCCGGTAAAACAGCCGGTACAGAAAGTCGCCGGGT includes the following:
- a CDS encoding peptidoglycan DD-metalloendopeptidase family protein; protein product: MHRLLLIALICLTACTAPLPPVTPSPLPLTPTVIGSQPATATVLPTSLPTVFPTITPTQPPVATPTPAPAVHPLFDPQRLSYDYQFSGPEIQAFLEARNSPLATIRTVVGGRSHSFTDVLVVLSNLYSISPRLLLSLMELQSGLLSTPNPSDGQLAWAAGFRGDNGNRRGLFNQLRWLTRELRAALRDYALLGPTELPPLTFADGSQIGAPTDLSRYVLSRALAPTTTPDQIDGLLWAVAPTYQRLFDLDPRLAPLDWPPPAVPFLSRPAEHNVPVTSFFDHDSPFLRANGSLHTYWGRAETDRAFAYDGHTGWDYAMGPPDRVLAAAPGRVVFAGYSDDGCATPAGAVIIEHGNGYRTLYWHLDRVFVTSGDVVERGAVIGIAGDTGCARGAHLHFQVQYLGRDVDPYGWCGADPDPWAVNPVGQISVWLWADMPSPCGPPPPNVIVVDDGDPGFRTSGEWQTIAMGYGGSAQFAPSQLAVSTLRPWRMSDFAAPRVAVWQPELPIAGTYRVLAYVPFALNGYDDSREARFLIRHHDGETVVTVDLEAERNWWADLGVYQFDPTSTPLVATGTLAGDRRRGIWADAIAFVPVTDTTTR
- a CDS encoding RNA-guided endonuclease InsQ/TnpB family protein; amino-acid sequence: MHNDRPVEGTPNICIIVRNADGWYAHIVCDVAPSPLPPTGKSVGIDVGLESFATLSNGVQIANPRHYRAAERTLKQAQRRLARRVKGSNRSRKARTLLANAHLKVKRARWDFAHTIARAPVNEDDHIVVEKLNIRGMVRNRPLAKSISDAGWGIVLNILLAKAARAGRVVVAVNPAGTSHICARCGESVPKRLAVRWHSCPYCGCALHRDHNAALNILKKGGGTAFGEAQPLGGPQNREPHRL
- a CDS encoding helix-turn-helix domain-containing protein; translated protein: MKTFFSKLRPTLAQGACLSETVETCRQRYNHALSERKTAYRERGESIGFVRQCASLPMLKREVPYLQRVHSQVVQDVVRRGDRAFQAFVRRVNAGEKAGYPRCKGRGRYDSFTYPR
- the tnpA gene encoding IS200/IS605 family transposase; translation: MKQMDHSNDTCVSLINSHLVWCPKRRRKMVGGRLKTRLEDLIRETAPELECAMVALEIMPDHLPPVVSATPHWVPNHIVGRFKGKTSRIVRQEFPFLQRMPSLGSRSYVWSTTGHVSADTIRRYSEAQRTRG